A window from Gottschalkiaceae bacterium SANA encodes these proteins:
- the carA gene encoding glutamine-hydrolyzing carbamoyl-phosphate synthase small subunit, with protein sequence MKATLILENGRVFRGEAFGYRHDVTAEIVFQTGMTGYQEVLTDPSYYGQAVVMTHPHIGNYGVNLDVSQGRTAFASALIVRSRAQATRHYKEEMDLDSFMKYHHVVGLQGIDTRALTKEIRVKGTMKALITFSPLSKRQIEERFRRFDLKRHAMETTCSATYQRGGDGRQIAVMDFGIKENILRELEKRNCKMTIFPADTPAATVLEMNPEGIVLSNGPGDPMDLPDIIEEVKKLMTVKPVLGICLGHQLLCLATDGKTGKLSFGHHGSNHPVERLEDGMTFITAQNHNYTVVEMPSVMECTYRNLNDDSVEGMKHKTLPVISVQFHPEAGPGPYDAEDVFDAFMTMMGGQ encoded by the coding sequence ATGAAAGCGACACTAATCTTAGAAAATGGCCGCGTATTTCGCGGTGAGGCCTTTGGCTATCGACACGATGTAACCGCAGAAATTGTTTTTCAAACCGGCATGACCGGATATCAAGAGGTGTTGACGGATCCGTCCTATTATGGACAGGCCGTGGTTATGACACACCCGCATATTGGAAACTATGGGGTCAATCTTGATGTGAGCCAGGGACGTACCGCCTTTGCCAGCGCATTGATTGTTCGATCTCGCGCTCAAGCGACACGTCATTATAAAGAAGAAATGGATTTGGATTCCTTTATGAAGTATCACCATGTTGTTGGTCTTCAAGGTATTGATACCCGGGCATTGACCAAAGAAATCCGGGTCAAGGGAACCATGAAGGCATTAATTACTTTCTCGCCTTTAAGCAAGCGTCAGATTGAAGAGCGTTTTAGACGATTCGATTTGAAGCGTCATGCCATGGAAACAACCTGCTCTGCGACTTATCAACGCGGTGGAGACGGACGTCAAATTGCGGTAATGGATTTTGGAATCAAGGAAAATATCCTAAGGGAATTGGAAAAACGAAATTGCAAGATGACAATCTTTCCAGCGGATACGCCAGCAGCGACTGTGCTGGAAATGAATCCAGAGGGTATTGTTCTTTCCAATGGTCCTGGAGATCCAATGGATTTGCCGGATATTATTGAAGAAGTGAAAAAACTAATGACAGTCAAACCCGTACTGGGTATCTGTCTGGGACATCAATTGTTGTGTCTGGCAACGGACGGGAAAACGGGCAAACTTTCTTTCGGTCATCATGGGTCCAATCATCCAGTGGAGCGCTTGGAAGACGGCATGACCTTTATAACAGCACAAAACCACAACTATACAGTTGTAGAAATGCCTTCTGTTATGGAATGCACCTACCGCAATCTGAACGATGACAGTGTAGAGGGAATGAAGCATAAAACCCTACCTGTGATTTCGGTTCAGTTTCATCCGGAAGCAGGTCCGGGTCCTTATGATGCGGAAGATGTTTTCGATGCATTCATGACAATGATGGGAGGTCAATAA
- a CDS encoding helix-turn-helix transcriptional regulator: protein MNKELRKGINPSLILALLENESLYGYALIERLMLKTGGALEWKEGTLYPLLHQMEAKGWVQSEWQVAEGRRRKVYSITKNGRGELQKQKEEWVALQSAIGSVLGESI, encoded by the coding sequence ATGAATAAAGAATTGAGAAAAGGAATTAATCCATCGCTGATTTTAGCGCTTTTAGAGAATGAATCCTTATATGGTTATGCACTCATTGAACGATTGATGCTCAAGACGGGTGGTGCCTTGGAATGGAAGGAAGGTACCCTCTATCCACTACTTCATCAAATGGAAGCAAAGGGATGGGTTCAATCAGAATGGCAGGTGGCGGAAGGACGTCGCAGAAAAGTATATAGCATTACAAAAAATGGACGTGGAGAGCTGCAAAAACAAAAAGAAGAATGGGTGGCTTTGCAGTCAGCCATAGGCAGCGTTTTGGGGGAATCAATATGA
- a CDS encoding MFS transporter, whose amino-acid sequence MKKISNLLSPYQGLPREVYIIFLARVVNAIGAFVWPMMTLILTKKIGLSTPEAGFWIAVSGVLSMPASLIGGKLTDTIGRKPVLLFCEGTAVLLFGACAFVEPSMPMVYMMMGAGVFFMMADPAHSSMIADLTTVENRAGAYSLSYLGFNLGFAIGPIIGGMLFENHLKWFFLGDAITGLASLALVFFFIKETIPSQNEEIKQVELEPEASEEGSILAVLFRRPLLIWFALFALGYNFVYSQWGFLLPMHVEAMNPGEGAALYGKLAALNGFTVILFTPLITKGFENLREIKKIVIGGIGYVIGFGMLGFVESRTAFILACFIITLGEIIVTISFMPFLANHTPASHRGRMNAVLPIVMGLGFTFGPLIVGNLIPRYAISGTWKIVAFIAIVSTIAMQFLDQAEHKSSRIKKETEEIA is encoded by the coding sequence ATGAAAAAAATCTCAAACTTACTTAGCCCCTATCAAGGTCTTCCCCGGGAGGTCTATATCATCTTCCTCGCACGAGTCGTTAATGCAATAGGCGCCTTTGTTTGGCCGATGATGACACTGATCTTAACAAAGAAAATTGGACTTTCCACACCCGAAGCTGGATTCTGGATCGCCGTATCCGGCGTTCTCTCCATGCCTGCCAGTCTCATTGGTGGAAAATTGACTGATACAATTGGAAGAAAACCAGTACTCCTTTTCTGTGAAGGAACAGCAGTTTTACTCTTTGGTGCCTGCGCCTTTGTGGAACCATCCATGCCCATGGTCTATATGATGATGGGAGCTGGCGTCTTCTTTATGATGGCTGATCCCGCTCATTCTTCCATGATTGCTGATTTGACCACCGTAGAAAATCGGGCTGGCGCTTATTCTTTATCCTATTTAGGCTTTAATTTGGGCTTCGCCATTGGACCCATTATTGGTGGGATGCTTTTTGAAAATCATTTAAAATGGTTCTTTTTAGGCGATGCAATCACTGGGCTTGCTTCATTAGCTTTGGTCTTCTTCTTTATAAAAGAAACCATCCCTAGCCAAAATGAAGAGATCAAACAAGTTGAACTGGAACCTGAAGCAAGCGAAGAAGGCAGCATACTTGCCGTTTTATTCCGTCGTCCTCTTCTGATCTGGTTTGCACTCTTCGCCCTTGGCTATAATTTTGTCTACTCCCAATGGGGCTTCTTATTGCCTATGCATGTAGAAGCCATGAATCCAGGAGAGGGTGCCGCACTCTATGGCAAACTCGCCGCCCTTAACGGATTCACTGTGATTCTCTTCACACCTTTGATAACCAAAGGCTTTGAAAACTTGCGAGAAATCAAGAAAATCGTGATCGGAGGCATCGGCTATGTCATCGGCTTTGGCATGCTTGGCTTCGTAGAAAGCAGGACAGCCTTTATTCTAGCCTGCTTTATTATTACCTTGGGCGAGATTATTGTCACCATTAGTTTTATGCCCTTTCTAGCCAATCACACCCCCGCTTCCCATCGCGGACGAATGAATGCCGTACTACCCATTGTCATGGGACTCGGCTTCACCTTTGGTCCTTTGATCGTCGGGAATTTAATTCCTCGATACGCCATTTCAGGCACATGGAAGATCGTAGCCTTTATCGCTATTGTCTCAACCATCGCCATGCAGTTCTTAGATCAAGCAGAACACAAATCATCAAGAATTAAAAAAGAAACGGAAGAGATCGCCTGA
- the ftsH_1 gene encoding ATP-dependent zinc metalloprotease FtsH produces MDNNNNNNRRLAKPWLPKDSDSNQDEKQDNRHSAWPPKGPEKDGQNKNSNRIPKLPTGKIKKPFNYGFLAMIFVGIVIANLFFSNRTTQELEYSEFEALGSYGVIEEVQIASDKIYITLEDDVVLPSDAEVALSKKITTVQSMDKEVYTDRVNDPELLANLKVWGVEKYGGVSVENNPYLNFLLTWILPMALFFFMWRFLLGSITKRGGGGVMDFGKSNAKIYAEDQTGLTFKDVAGQQESKDSLLEIVTFLNQPEKYRSIGAKLPKGALLVGPPGTGKTLLAKAVAGEAKVPFFSISGSEFVQMFVGAGAAKVRDLFKQANEKAPCIVFIDEIDAVGKRRDGMMGGNDEREQTLNQLLKEMDGFDSSNGVVILGATNRPEILDPALLRPGRFDRQIVVERPDLPGRIAILELHSKAVKLGEDVNFEAIAKASAGASGAELANIINEAAIRAVRFKRSAVAQEDLEEAIEVVIAGEQKKDRILSDDTKKRVAFHEVGHALAGELLENADPVHKITIVPRTKGALGYTMQLPGEEKFLITKEEMLDRIAVMLSGRVAEEIIFGQKSTGASNDITQATQTARTMITLYGMSDKFGMVGLERVESQYLGSNRVLECSDATAEEVDREIRLMIREQHDRATALLKENESLLREVSEYLMEHETITGDTFRTLIEKHQNPEEPPVEQEESEESLVDPEESDKAPEPINE; encoded by the coding sequence ATGGACAATAATAATAATAATAATAGAAGACTAGCAAAACCTTGGTTGCCGAAAGATTCAGATTCCAACCAGGATGAGAAACAAGACAACCGTCATTCCGCATGGCCCCCAAAAGGACCTGAAAAAGATGGTCAAAACAAGAACAGCAATCGAATACCAAAGTTACCAACTGGAAAAATAAAAAAACCCTTTAACTATGGCTTTCTTGCCATGATCTTTGTTGGTATCGTTATCGCCAACCTGTTCTTCTCCAATCGCACCACGCAGGAATTAGAATACAGTGAATTCGAAGCCCTCGGCTCCTACGGAGTCATTGAAGAAGTACAAATTGCCAGCGACAAAATCTACATTACTTTAGAAGACGATGTTGTCCTTCCCAGTGATGCTGAAGTCGCCCTATCAAAAAAAATTACTACAGTCCAAAGCATGGACAAAGAAGTTTATACAGATCGCGTAAATGATCCAGAACTTTTAGCCAATCTAAAGGTTTGGGGTGTTGAAAAATACGGCGGTGTTTCTGTTGAGAACAATCCGTATTTGAACTTTCTACTAACCTGGATTTTACCCATGGCCCTTTTCTTCTTTATGTGGCGCTTCTTATTAGGCAGCATCACCAAAAGAGGTGGCGGTGGTGTTATGGACTTTGGCAAATCCAATGCCAAAATTTACGCTGAAGATCAAACTGGACTTACCTTTAAGGATGTGGCAGGTCAGCAGGAATCGAAAGACTCCCTGCTCGAAATTGTTACCTTTCTAAATCAACCAGAGAAATACCGTTCCATCGGAGCAAAACTTCCAAAGGGAGCCTTGCTTGTTGGTCCTCCAGGAACAGGTAAAACACTTTTGGCAAAAGCCGTTGCTGGTGAGGCCAAGGTACCTTTCTTCTCCATCTCGGGTTCGGAATTTGTACAAATGTTCGTCGGTGCCGGCGCAGCAAAGGTCCGTGACCTCTTTAAGCAGGCCAATGAAAAAGCACCTTGCATTGTCTTTATCGATGAGATAGACGCCGTAGGCAAACGCCGCGACGGGATGATGGGCGGAAACGACGAACGAGAACAAACCTTAAACCAATTACTAAAAGAAATGGATGGCTTTGATTCCTCCAATGGCGTCGTCATTCTTGGTGCTACCAATCGACCAGAAATTTTAGATCCCGCCCTCTTGCGGCCTGGCCGTTTCGACCGTCAAATCGTTGTTGAGCGACCCGATCTACCGGGAAGAATCGCCATTCTTGAACTTCATTCCAAGGCTGTAAAACTTGGTGAAGATGTAAATTTTGAGGCCATTGCTAAAGCATCAGCTGGAGCAAGTGGTGCAGAACTTGCCAATATTATAAACGAAGCCGCTATTCGTGCTGTACGATTCAAACGAAGCGCTGTGGCCCAAGAAGATTTGGAAGAAGCAATCGAAGTGGTTATCGCTGGAGAACAAAAGAAAGATCGAATTCTTTCGGACGATACGAAAAAGAGGGTTGCTTTCCACGAAGTCGGTCATGCCCTTGCAGGAGAACTTCTTGAAAATGCTGACCCTGTTCACAAGATTACCATCGTACCTCGAACCAAAGGGGCCCTTGGTTACACCATGCAATTACCTGGTGAAGAAAAATTCTTGATTACCAAGGAAGAAATGCTAGATCGCATCGCTGTTATGTTGTCCGGTCGAGTTGCTGAAGAAATCATCTTTGGACAAAAATCAACGGGTGCATCCAACGATATTACCCAAGCAACACAAACAGCAAGAACCATGATCACCCTCTACGGTATGAGCGACAAATTTGGCATGGTTGGTCTTGAACGTGTCGAGAGTCAATACCTAGGATCCAATCGGGTACTGGAGTGCTCGGATGCCACAGCAGAAGAAGTAGACCGCGAGATCCGACTTATGATCCGCGAACAGCACGATCGTGCGACTGCCTTGCTCAAGGAAAATGAATCGCTACTTCGTGAAGTATCTGAGTATCTGATGGAACACGAAACCATTACCGGTGATACCTTCCGTACATTGATTGAAAAACATCAAAATCCGGAAGAACCACCAGTTGAACAAGAAGAATCAGAAGAGTCACTTGTTGATCCGGAAGAATCGGACAAGGCTCCCGAACCAATCAATGAATAA
- the carB_1 gene encoding carbamoyl-phosphate synthase large subunit, producing the protein MKNNQDKKVLVLGSGPIVIGQAAEFDYSGTQACRALKEEGCEVILANSNPATIMTDPEIADRVYIEPLTVDWMEALIEKERPDALLANVGGQTALNLAMDLANKGVLKQYNVEMLGTSIEGIYRGEDREAFRALMKEIGEPIIESQIVTTVEGGQAFADRLGYPVVVRPAYTLGGSGGGIAKTEKELLEILPEGLQRSPVTQCLVERAILGWKEVEYEIMRDYQGNRIVVCNMENIDPVGIHTGDSIVVAPSQTLSDTEYYMLRTASFHIVDAVEIIGGCNVQFALHPVTGEYAVIEVNPRVSRSSALASKATGYPIAKVATKLALGYRLADVENSITKKTTAFFEPALDYIVVKLPKWPFDKFPVAKRTLGTRMMATGESMSIGANFSQALLKGIRSINPKRQTLTDPALFNVSFDKLKLAVESPNDERLFHLAELIRRRYGLDRLEQMTGIMRFFLAAFETIIQEEEALRSQMVGELSVDKLLELKRLGFSDAGIADLLDTDQAAIRQMRKENKIKATFKMVDTCAGEFEAVSPYFYSTYEEEDEGPVTDRKKIVVLGSGPIRIGQGIEFDYASVHAMQALERQGYETIMINCNPETVSTDFDLADRLYFEPITFEEVMNVIEKERPEGVMVQFGGQTAIDLVESLSDEGVKIFGSSYEAINLAEERKDFDQLLEQLGLPRPKAGTTRDLNEGLAIAKSFGYPVLARPSYVIGGQGMAILANEEELQRYLENFFIQYQDGRVQIDQYIQGKELEVDVISDGENCLIPAIMTHLEPSGVHSGDSITILPSPFLEQEIIDQAVNASEKLAAGLKAVGFLNIQMIWADKLYVIEANPRASRTLPILSKVTEVPMTEIAIRVMLGEELKDLGFGTGLMEAKLPYAVKVPVFSMEKLPGAEVMLGPEMRSTGEVLGLGTTPEEAMRKGMIAAGVPFPEKIRILAMVRDVEKPRLQEIIKGTQGLQVEWTATGGTAKLFEDEGITCSKVEKIQQNDELLTEIRQGDYDWVLNLPTKGNDATRDGFLIRRATLESGKTLFTSFETFETAFGQWQLVEAEKRFYPLMKK; encoded by the coding sequence ATGAAAAACAATCAAGATAAAAAGGTATTGGTACTTGGTTCTGGTCCCATCGTAATAGGACAGGCAGCAGAGTTTGACTATTCCGGTACCCAAGCGTGCCGTGCATTGAAGGAAGAAGGTTGTGAGGTAATTTTGGCCAACTCCAATCCGGCAACGATTATGACGGATCCGGAGATTGCTGATCGTGTTTACATTGAACCGTTGACCGTGGATTGGATGGAGGCATTGATTGAGAAGGAACGGCCCGACGCGCTTTTGGCCAATGTTGGGGGACAGACAGCTTTAAATCTGGCCATGGACTTGGCGAATAAGGGTGTTTTGAAGCAATATAATGTTGAAATGCTGGGTACTTCTATCGAAGGAATTTATAGAGGTGAAGACCGGGAAGCGTTCCGTGCTTTGATGAAAGAAATTGGTGAGCCAATTATCGAGTCTCAGATTGTGACAACGGTGGAAGGCGGACAAGCCTTTGCTGATCGTCTAGGCTACCCTGTAGTTGTGCGTCCAGCTTATACCCTGGGCGGATCCGGAGGCGGCATTGCGAAAACGGAAAAGGAACTCTTGGAAATTCTGCCGGAAGGCTTACAGCGTTCCCCTGTTACTCAGTGTTTGGTGGAACGGGCGATTCTAGGTTGGAAAGAAGTTGAATACGAGATCATGCGGGATTATCAGGGCAATCGCATTGTGGTCTGTAATATGGAAAACATCGATCCTGTGGGGATTCATACGGGTGACAGCATTGTTGTGGCACCAAGCCAAACCCTATCGGATACGGAATACTATATGCTGAGAACGGCATCCTTTCATATCGTGGATGCGGTGGAAATTATTGGCGGATGTAATGTGCAATTTGCCCTTCATCCGGTAACCGGCGAGTATGCTGTTATTGAGGTCAATCCTCGGGTGTCTAGGTCCTCGGCATTGGCTTCTAAGGCAACGGGCTATCCCATTGCCAAGGTGGCAACGAAACTCGCTTTAGGATACCGTCTGGCGGATGTAGAAAACTCCATTACCAAAAAGACAACGGCCTTTTTTGAACCAGCTCTGGACTATATTGTTGTGAAGTTGCCCAAATGGCCATTTGATAAGTTTCCAGTGGCAAAGCGGACTCTGGGAACGCGAATGATGGCGACGGGGGAATCCATGTCCATCGGAGCAAACTTCTCTCAGGCACTTTTAAAGGGGATCCGTTCCATCAATCCCAAAAGACAAACCCTGACAGATCCTGCTTTATTCAATGTGTCTTTTGACAAATTAAAACTAGCGGTAGAATCACCCAATGATGAGAGACTCTTTCATCTAGCGGAATTGATACGCCGTCGATACGGTCTTGATCGTTTGGAACAGATGACGGGCATTATGCGATTTTTCTTGGCGGCGTTCGAAACGATTATTCAGGAAGAGGAAGCTTTGCGCAGTCAAATGGTGGGCGAGCTTTCAGTAGATAAGTTGCTCGAATTAAAACGCTTAGGATTTTCAGATGCCGGTATTGCGGATTTATTGGACACGGATCAAGCAGCGATTCGCCAGATGAGAAAAGAAAATAAAATCAAAGCGACCTTTAAAATGGTAGATACTTGTGCGGGTGAATTTGAAGCGGTATCCCCCTACTTCTACTCGACTTATGAGGAAGAAGATGAAGGTCCAGTGACGGATCGAAAGAAGATTGTGGTTCTAGGTTCCGGTCCCATTCGCATCGGACAGGGCATCGAGTTTGATTATGCGTCGGTGCACGCCATGCAAGCCTTGGAGCGACAGGGATATGAAACCATTATGATTAACTGCAACCCGGAAACCGTAAGTACGGATTTCGACTTGGCGGATCGACTCTACTTTGAGCCGATTACCTTTGAAGAGGTGATGAATGTCATTGAGAAGGAAAGGCCAGAAGGGGTTATGGTACAGTTTGGCGGACAGACTGCCATTGACTTGGTGGAAAGTTTGTCTGATGAAGGGGTTAAGATATTTGGTTCCTCTTATGAAGCCATTAATCTAGCAGAAGAGAGAAAAGATTTTGATCAATTGCTTGAGCAGCTGGGATTGCCGCGACCCAAAGCGGGAACGACGCGGGATTTGAACGAGGGATTGGCTATTGCAAAATCTTTCGGTTATCCGGTTCTTGCAAGACCTTCTTATGTGATCGGCGGACAGGGCATGGCAATTTTGGCCAATGAAGAAGAATTACAGCGTTATTTGGAAAATTTCTTTATCCAGTATCAGGATGGACGGGTGCAGATTGATCAGTATATTCAGGGTAAGGAATTAGAAGTGGATGTGATCTCGGATGGGGAAAATTGTTTGATCCCAGCGATCATGACTCACCTTGAACCTTCGGGAGTCCATTCCGGAGACAGTATTACAATTTTACCGTCGCCGTTTTTGGAACAAGAAATCATCGATCAGGCGGTGAATGCGTCTGAGAAGCTTGCGGCCGGATTAAAGGCGGTTGGATTCTTGAATATCCAGATGATCTGGGCCGATAAGCTCTATGTGATTGAAGCAAACCCTCGGGCATCAAGAACCTTGCCGATCTTATCCAAAGTAACAGAGGTGCCGATGACGGAGATTGCAATCCGTGTCATGCTAGGGGAAGAGTTGAAAGATTTGGGTTTTGGAACGGGTCTAATGGAAGCGAAACTGCCGTATGCCGTCAAGGTGCCGGTATTTTCCATGGAGAAGTTACCAGGAGCAGAAGTTATGTTGGGACCAGAAATGCGTTCAACTGGCGAGGTTTTGGGATTAGGGACAACACCGGAAGAGGCGATGCGAAAGGGTATGATCGCCGCTGGGGTGCCATTCCCAGAAAAAATCCGAATTCTTGCTATGGTACGGGATGTGGAAAAGCCGCGACTTCAGGAAATTATCAAGGGAACCCAAGGTTTGCAGGTGGAATGGACAGCGACTGGGGGAACAGCGAAGCTTTTTGAGGATGAGGGAATTACCTGTTCGAAAGTGGAGAAGATTCAGCAGAACGATGAATTGTTAACAGAGATTCGTCAAGGTGATTATGATTGGGTCTTAAATCTGCCGACCAAGGGAAACGATGCAACGCGGGATGGATTTTTGATTCGCCGTGCAACCCTTGAATCGGGGAAAACTCTATTTACCTCTTTTGAAACTTTTGAAACTGCCTTCGGCCAGTGGCAATTGGTGGAAGCTGAAAAACGATTCTATCCATTGATGAAAAAATAA
- a CDS encoding carboxylic ester hydrolase produces the protein MREVEVFACLFAGLTWILWLQKREKLQKIGRLIAFISLLIMILHGVVEGARWSLLPLYGVIVLGVMMGWREKRSRLTFAGMIGMLLLSAVLSVLFPVGQMPKPTGRYSIGTVTYDRIDKGRQEAYTEAVGDERKIKIQLWYPAETVEGLDLVPWLVEGRPVARALAKEMKLPTFALDQTALVKSHAYDSAPISTDELAYPVVIISHGWTGFRNLHSDLAEELASAGMIVIGIDHSYGSLITVFNHGEVVYNLPMALPSRAETPDFLSFAQRLVNTYAGDIIFVLDELEDYQAGALGPNFVGKFDLDRIGVLGHSTGGGAGVEVALMDSRVQAVMGMDAWVEPIEKSLVDKGLDIPALFLRSEQWENGENDGVLLPLLEESSGPITLLQVDGTFHLDFSMAYMYSPVTSELGITGPLNPKESAIIQRELARQFFERQLQESTSPWKIDQWEAVRKIYEEK, from the coding sequence TTGAGAGAAGTAGAAGTCTTTGCTTGCTTGTTTGCCGGGCTCACTTGGATCTTATGGCTACAAAAAAGGGAAAAGTTGCAGAAAATAGGGAGATTGATTGCCTTTATTTCTCTTTTGATCATGATTCTGCATGGCGTGGTTGAGGGTGCTCGTTGGTCGTTACTTCCACTCTACGGAGTGATTGTACTTGGTGTAATGATGGGCTGGAGAGAAAAGAGATCTAGGCTCACCTTTGCAGGGATGATAGGAATGCTTTTACTGTCGGCTGTACTGTCAGTTTTGTTTCCTGTTGGGCAAATGCCAAAACCTACTGGCAGATATTCGATTGGAACGGTGACCTATGATCGGATCGATAAAGGAAGACAGGAAGCTTATACAGAGGCTGTTGGAGATGAAAGAAAAATTAAAATTCAATTGTGGTATCCTGCAGAGACTGTAGAAGGATTGGATCTTGTGCCATGGCTTGTGGAGGGAAGACCCGTGGCGAGAGCTTTGGCTAAGGAAATGAAACTTCCGACTTTTGCTTTGGATCAAACTGCCTTGGTTAAGTCCCATGCCTATGATTCAGCGCCGATTTCTACAGATGAGCTTGCTTATCCAGTGGTTATTATTTCCCACGGGTGGACGGGTTTTCGAAATTTACATTCCGATCTTGCAGAAGAACTGGCCAGTGCAGGCATGATTGTTATTGGAATTGATCATAGCTATGGGTCGCTAATCACTGTTTTTAATCATGGTGAAGTGGTGTATAATCTGCCAATGGCCTTACCGAGTCGTGCAGAAACGCCAGATTTTCTTTCCTTTGCCCAGCGATTGGTCAATACTTATGCCGGAGATATTATTTTTGTGCTTGATGAATTGGAAGACTATCAAGCCGGTGCTCTGGGGCCAAATTTTGTTGGAAAATTTGATTTAGATCGCATTGGTGTTCTTGGTCACTCGACAGGAGGGGGAGCTGGAGTTGAAGTTGCTTTGATGGATTCCCGAGTACAAGCGGTTATGGGGATGGATGCATGGGTTGAACCGATTGAAAAATCCCTTGTAGACAAAGGCCTTGATATACCGGCCTTGTTTTTGAGAAGTGAGCAGTGGGAAAATGGAGAAAATGATGGAGTTTTGCTGCCTTTGCTTGAAGAAAGCTCGGGTCCAATTACCTTACTCCAAGTCGATGGTACTTTCCATTTAGATTTTTCCATGGCCTATATGTATTCGCCAGTTACATCGGAACTTGGGATTACGGGTCCTTTAAATCCAAAAGAATCTGCTATCATACAGCGAGAACTTGCCAGGCAATTTTTTGAAAGACAGTTGCAAGAATCGACAAGCCCATGGAAAATCGATCAATGGGAGGCCGTTCGAAAAATCTATGAAGAAAAATAA